GTCGCCCTGTTTTTCCGCGGCGCGGACCTCGCCGTCCTCGAGGGCATCGAGGAACGCCTCGAGGGTGGCGTATTCGTCCTCGCCGGCCGTCTCGGCGTTGACATCGTCGTTCTGGTACTGCGTCCACAGCTCCGAAATTTCGGTTTCGAGTGCGCTCATTCGCTGATCACGTCCGCGAAGTCGTAGCGACCCGCCTTTTGTCCAGCGATCCATACCGCCGCGTCGACCGCGCCCGCGGCGAAAACGCCCCGATCCTCCGCGCGGTGGGTCAGTCGGACCTCCTCGTGGTTGCCCGCGAGGACGATCTCGTGTTCGCCGGTGATGTCGCCGGCCCGCAGCGCGTGGACGCCGATCTCGCCCTCCTCGCGGGGCGCTTCGCCCTCGCGGCCGTGCGTGCGCTCGGAGAACTCGCCGTTGGCCTCGATCTCCTCGAGCAGCCGGTTCGCGGTCCCGCTGGGCGCGTCGCGCTTGGCGTTGTGGTGGGTCTCGACGAGTTCGACGTCGTATCCCTGTAAGTTCTGGACCGCCTCGCCGACGACGTTGACCAGCGCCTGCACGCCGCGGGCGAAGTTCGGCGCGTGGAGGACGGCGACGTCGTCGCCGGCGGCCTCGAGCGCCTCGCGCTGGTCGTCGTCGAAGCCGGTCGTCCCGGTGACGAAGGCGACGCCGGCGTCCGCGCAGGCCTCGACGTAGTCGACGGCCGACTCGGGGCCGGTGAAGTCGACGACGGCGGTGGGTTCGCGGTCGACGACCAGCGAGTCGAACTCGTCGGCCGGCTCGATCCCGACGCCGTCGACGGTCTCGCCGTCCGGCTCCCGGTTGACCGCGAAGACGACCTCGCAGTCGTCGCGCTCAGTGACGGCCGCGATCACTTCGCGGCCCATCCGGCCGGTCGCGCCGGTGACGCCGATCCGAACCGTCATCGATCGCCCTCCACTGCGGCTCCCTCGTCGCTCGCGTCGGTGGTACCGGCGCGGGTCGACTCGTCCTCGAGGTCTTCGAGGACGGCCTCGAGGTCCTCGCGGTACTCCTCGGAGAGGCGGGTCAGCGGCGAGCGCATGCGCGCGGGACCGTAGCCGCGGATCTCCATGGCCTCCTTGACCGGGATCGGGTTGGTCTCGACGAACAGGTGGCGGTACAGCGGCCCCAGCGTGTGGTGGAGCTCCTGTGCGCGCGCGTAGTCGCCGTCGAGGGCGGCGCCGACCATCGCGCAGGTCAGTTCGGGTTCGATGTTCGCACAGACGCTGATCGTTCCGGTGGCGCCGACGGAGATGGTCGGCAGCGTGAGCGCGTCGTCGCCCGAGAGCACCGCGAACTCCTCGTCGGTCGTGCGCTCGGCTATTTCGCCGATCTGGCCGAGGTCGCCGCTGGCGGCCTTGTAGCCCGCGATGTTCTCGTGGGCAGCGAGTTCGACCGCGGTGTCGGGTTCGATGTTGCGGCCCGTCCGCGAGGGGACGTTGTAGACGATCTGGGGCAGGTCGACGGCGTCCGCGATCGTTTCGTAGTGTTCGATCAGCCCGCGCTGTTCGGGCTTGTTGTAGTACGGTGAGATGAGCAGGAGGCCGTCGGCGCCCGCGTCGGCGGCTCGCTCGGAGAGTTCCAGCGCCTCGCGGGTGTTGTTCGAGCCCGTGCCCGCGATGACGGGGACGTCGTCGACGGCCTCGATGACCGCCTCGACGACCTCCACGTGTTCGTCGTGGGTCAGCGTCGCCGACTCGCCGGTCGAGCCGACGGGAACGAGCCCGTCGACGCCCGCGGCCTCGAGTCGCTGCGCGTCGGTCTGGAGCGTTTCGAAGTCGATCCGTTCGTCCTCGTCGAAGGGCGTACACATCGCCGGGAAGACGCCCGAAAGGTCGAGTGCTGTCATTGTCGTGTATTGTGGTCGTGTCGGTAGTGGCGTTTCGATCGTTCGTGATCGATCATCGTCGCTGGCGTGCGGACCGAGACCGCGCCCGAAACGGGGCTGCTACACCCGCTTCGAGCACTTTCACACACGTTTACGTTTCGAAAAACGAGGGGAGACGCCGCTCGAGACGGAGCCGATGGAGCGGTGAGCGACGTGGGGCATACCTGATTCACTGATCCGAACCCCCTTATCCGTTGCGTCTTCGGTCGGCGGCTATCCCCGCGGCGTACCAGCAGCTGATATGATCTTCCGCGTAATTTATCCCCGAGCGTTACATAGAATCGTCTATGACAGACTTCGGACTGAAACTTCGGATGGTCGTCGTCGGTACCATCCTCTTTGCCTTCTACGTCGGAGCAGCGACGTTTTTGGCCCTGCTATTCGGCGTCAGCCCGATCCTGATACTGCCCGCTGGGATCGTCATCCTCCCCGCGATCCAGTACAAACTCGGGAAGTGGATGGCGCTCAGAGGCGCCGAGGAGATGCCCGAGGACGGCCAGTACCGCGAGGTCCACCAGATGACCGAATCGCTCTCCCGCG
Above is a genomic segment from Haloterrigena salifodinae containing:
- the dapA gene encoding 4-hydroxy-tetrahydrodipicolinate synthase, giving the protein MTALDLSGVFPAMCTPFDEDERIDFETLQTDAQRLEAAGVDGLVPVGSTGESATLTHDEHVEVVEAVIEAVDDVPVIAGTGSNNTREALELSERAADAGADGLLLISPYYNKPEQRGLIEHYETIADAVDLPQIVYNVPSRTGRNIEPDTAVELAAHENIAGYKAASGDLGQIGEIAERTTDEEFAVLSGDDALTLPTISVGATGTISVCANIEPELTCAMVGAALDGDYARAQELHHTLGPLYRHLFVETNPIPVKEAMEIRGYGPARMRSPLTRLSEEYREDLEAVLEDLEDESTRAGTTDASDEGAAVEGDR
- the dapB gene encoding 4-hydroxy-tetrahydrodipicolinate reductase: MTVRIGVTGATGRMGREVIAAVTERDDCEVVFAVNREPDGETVDGVGIEPADEFDSLVVDREPTAVVDFTGPESAVDYVEACADAGVAFVTGTTGFDDDQREALEAAGDDVAVLHAPNFARGVQALVNVVGEAVQNLQGYDVELVETHHNAKRDAPSGTANRLLEEIEANGEFSERTHGREGEAPREEGEIGVHALRAGDITGEHEIVLAGNHEEVRLTHRAEDRGVFAAGAVDAAVWIAGQKAGRYDFADVISE